The following are encoded in a window of Doryrhamphus excisus isolate RoL2022-K1 chromosome 16, RoL_Dexc_1.0, whole genome shotgun sequence genomic DNA:
- the LOC131104350 gene encoding haloacid dehalogenase-like hydrolase domain-containing 5 yields MRGLLPLYRGLCSGGSRHIRTTSAVVGSRCGFCGTNSKPQPKFGLLFDIDGVLVRGRMPIPAAKKAFEKLVDSRGQFVVPVVFVTNAGNCLRQKKADQLSHILGVPITQDQVIMSHSPLRMFKKFHDKCVLVSGQGPVLEIAKNLGFNNVISVDMLRESFPLLDMVDHNRRPKLPSNPVGNLPKVEAVVLFGEPIRWETNLQFIIDVLMTNGNLSSVHKTQNTPHLPLLACNMDLMWMAEAHSPRFGHGTFLVCLENIYKKITGKDLKYEALMGKPSELTYHFAEYLIRGQALQRQWECPITSLYAIGDNLMTDIYGANLYNRYLEERSARKNPKAIAKLAAATGSTTTVPTEEEVDNLWESELALPAATSCKSVLVCTGVYNPKAEVPSDASRCIKETVFHGHRDFRFDPALVEPGHIVHDVAEAVELVFEQEKFVPQ; encoded by the exons ATGAGGGGACTCCTTCCGTTGTACCGGGGCCTGTGCTCCGGGGGAAGCCGGCACATCAGGACAACCTCTGCGGTTGTCGGTTCTCGGTGTGGGTTTTGCGGAACTAATAGCAAG CCCCAGCCAAAGTTCGGCTTGTTGTTCGACATTGATGGCGTGCTTGTCCGGGGAAGGATGCCAATCCCAGCTGCCAAAAAGGCCTTTGAGAAATTGGTGGATTCTCGGGGACAGTTTGTGGTGCCAGTAGTTTTTGTGACAAATGCAGGGAATTGCCTCAGACAAAAGAAAGCAGACCAGCTCTCGCACATCCTCGGAGTACCG ATCACTCAAGATCAAGTCATCATGTCCCATAGCCCTTTGAGGATGTTCAAGAAGTTCCATGACAAGTGTGTGCTTGTGTCAGGACAAGGACCAGTTTTGGAAATTGCTAAAAA TCTTGGTTTCAATAACGTCATAAGTGTTGACATGCTGAGGGAATCATTCCCACTTCTCGACATGGTGGACCACAACAGGAGACCCAAACTACCG TCCAATCCTGTAGGCAACCTTCCCAAGGTTGAAG CTGTGGTTCTCTTTGGGGAGCCAATTCGATGGGAGACCAATCTGCAGTTCATCATTGACGTTTTAATGACCAACGGCAATCTCAGTAGCGTTCACAAGACCCAAAACACACCTCACTTACCCTTACTGGCCTGCAATATGGACCTGATGTGGATGGCCGAGGCACATTCTCCACG GTTTGGACATGGCACTTTTCTGGTGTGCTTAGAGAATATCTACAAGAAGATAACCGGGAAAGACCTCAAGTATGAGGCTCTGATGGGAAAACCAAGTGAGCTGACCTACCATTTTGCTGAGTACCTCATTCGCGGGCAGGCCTTGCAGAGGCAATGGGAATGTCCCATCACTTCGCTCTATGCTATAGG GGATAACCTCATGACTGACATCTACGGAGCTAACCTGTACAATCGCTACCTGGAGGAGAGAAGCGCCAGAAAGAACCCCAAAGCCATTGCCAAGCTGGCAGCCGCCACCGGCTCCACCACCACAGTGCCCACAGAAGAGGAGGTGGACAACCTGTGGGAGAGCGAGCTGGCATTGCCCGCCGCCACCTCCTGTAAATCGGTCCTTGTGTGCACAGGCGTCTACAACCCCAAAGCAGAGGTGCCGTCTGACGCCAGCCGCTGCATCAAGGAAACAGTGTTCCACGGCCACCGGGACTTCCGCTTCGACCCCGCACTGGTGGAGCCAGGTCATATCGTGCACGATGTGGCCGAGGCTGTCGAGCTCGTTTTCGAGCAAGAAAAGTTTGTGCCTCAGTAG
- the cnbpa gene encoding CCHC-type zinc finger, nucleic acid binding protein a isoform X2, with amino-acid sequence MEMSSNSECFGCGRSGHWIKHCPNAAGPRGRARGRGRETFCYRCGDQGHIARECEQTEDACYNCHRSGHISRDCKEPKKEREQLCYTCGKAGHMARDCDHANEQKCYSCGGFGHIQKLCDKVKCYRCGEIGHVAVHCSKSSETNCYNCGKAGHLAKECTIEATA; translated from the exons ATGGAGATGAGCAGCAACAGCGAGTGCTTTGGATGTGGCCGTTCAGGGCACTGGATTAAACATTGCCCCAATGCCGCTGGTCCACGGGGACGTGCCCGAGGCAGGGGACGAG AGACGTTCTGCTATCGGTGTGGAGACCAAGGACACATAGCAAGGGAATGTGAGCAAACTGAGGATG CATGCTACAACTGCCATAGGAGTGGCCACATTTCTCGTGACTGCAAGGAGCCCAAAAAGGAGAGGGAGCAGCTGTGCTACACCTGCGGTAAGGCTGGTCACATGGCCCGTGACTGCGACCACGCCAACGAGCAGAAGTGCTACTCCTGCGGCGGCTTTGGCCACATCCAGAAGCTTTGTGACAAGGTGAAATGTTACAG GTGTGGTGAGATTGGTCACGTCGCAGTGCATTGCAGCAAATCCAGCGAGACCAACTGCTACAACTGTGGAAAGGCAGGCCACCTGGCAAAAGAGTGCACCATCGAAGCCACCGCATAA
- the cnbpa gene encoding CCHC-type zinc finger, nucleic acid binding protein a isoform X1 — protein MEMSSNSECFGCGRSGHWIKHCPNAAGPRGRARGRGRGKETFCYRCGDQGHIARECEQTEDACYNCHRSGHISRDCKEPKKEREQLCYTCGKAGHMARDCDHANEQKCYSCGGFGHIQKLCDKVKCYRCGEIGHVAVHCSKSSETNCYNCGKAGHLAKECTIEATA, from the exons ATGGAGATGAGCAGCAACAGCGAGTGCTTTGGATGTGGCCGTTCAGGGCACTGGATTAAACATTGCCCCAATGCCGCTGGTCCACGGGGACGTGCCCGAGGCAGGGGACGAGGCAAGG AGACGTTCTGCTATCGGTGTGGAGACCAAGGACACATAGCAAGGGAATGTGAGCAAACTGAGGATG CATGCTACAACTGCCATAGGAGTGGCCACATTTCTCGTGACTGCAAGGAGCCCAAAAAGGAGAGGGAGCAGCTGTGCTACACCTGCGGTAAGGCTGGTCACATGGCCCGTGACTGCGACCACGCCAACGAGCAGAAGTGCTACTCCTGCGGCGGCTTTGGCCACATCCAGAAGCTTTGTGACAAGGTGAAATGTTACAG GTGTGGTGAGATTGGTCACGTCGCAGTGCATTGCAGCAAATCCAGCGAGACCAACTGCTACAACTGTGGAAAGGCAGGCCACCTGGCAAAAGAGTGCACCATCGAAGCCACCGCATAA